One Megalops cyprinoides isolate fMegCyp1 chromosome 23, fMegCyp1.pri, whole genome shotgun sequence genomic region harbors:
- the vezt gene encoding vezatin, translated as MTEEFDEEVVFENSPLFQYLQDLGHTDFEACATVSQEEEQYKQGGAGSPLQDAPTPPIEGRIWRLADTVWSMSFCLQGSMSPSLEQQLDAEFRQYSLRTILEQDVLLQEDVELIELLDPSVLSMGSSTSSDHALTTTAPPTPHPRAGPSLWDLSVLAAFAAVLAALQGPEGGPSMTLLVPWAAALAAFVALRGAGLVRMARLRRDMRARGVRLERLALDCRALTGLARKSLRLVQETEVISRGFTLVSAACPFNRVGQQRGQQLLGLRKASYRALRAAFRASRLATCHMLKSYPLDSEIDNVTNYVSTVPLKELGLGLGEEDLTDEQVQELTDDYSLPALKVLFQLWMGQSSEFFRRLALLLSPGREDQRGRGDGAKQGEQPLAPPAHRAVAEVTGPFQHTLSGCLGDLQRSYDFHRYFEMHHQPQASDRARRARQKCRELNTLHTSVRSLQLHLKALLNEMIILEDELEKLMVSRETVETTCAGYQMLQDRLRLLQPHMQASSACWDETVAQVDRMLNRAANCPGTPGAEDEKAPPVPPPPPRPVTLIQDNDPVPEEQELEAYVTDSDSDGEWQGSLRDLLSPEERERQRRQREESRHVLLELKSVLGLRASEAERQRWKQLLFSDRAALTAVPTEPPEPHRTSDPVDILAPENEENHHVEDHQEEEGEVVEEEEGRDKENPAPATTETEFCCGQTEVGEERAHPPASDVAEGTVHYQYDGLAGEEVEAQTDGMEHRPLVARVPALSVMDRLTELHGSAALSFSSALAAQVAARSHSFTNMEEQTFGDKDEDEEEEGEGPGEVEQEEETSQPRRRSQEDD; from the exons AATTCTCCACTGTTCCAGTACTTGCAGGATCTCGGACACACGGACTTCGAGGCATGCGCGACGGTGtcacaggaggaggagcagtacaagcagggaggggcagggtcCCCCCTGCAGGATGCGCCCACTCCGCCCATA GAAGGCCGTATCTGGAGGCTGGCTGACACTGTGTGGAGCATGAGCTTCTGCCTCCAGGGCTCCATGTCCCCCAGCCTGGAACAGCAGCTG GACGCAGAGTTTCGGCAGTACTCCTTGCGTACCATCCTGGAGCAGGAcgtgctgctgcaggaggatgTAGAGCTCATCGAGCTGTTGGACCCCAGCGTCCTCTCCATGGGGTCGTCAACCTCATCTGACCACGCTCTCACAACCACAGCTCCgcccacaccccacccccggGCCGGCCCATCCCTCTG GGACCTCTCGGTGCTGGCCGCGTTTGCGGCAGTGCTGGCGGCCCTGCAGGGCCCGGAGGGTGGGCCGAGCATGACACTCCTGGTGCCGTGGGCGGCGGCGCTGGCGGCATTTGTGGCGCTGCGCGGGGCGGGGCTGGTGAGGATGGCCCGGCTGCGGAGAGACATGCGGGCCCGCGGGGTTCGGCTGGAGCGGCTGGCACTCGACTGCAGGGCGCTCACTGGCCTGGCGCGCAAGTCGCTGCGGCTCGTCCAGGAGACCGAGGTCATCTCCCGCGGGTTCACACT GGTCAGTGCGGCCTGTCCTTTCAACAGAGTGGGGCAGCAGCGtggccagcagctcctgggCCTGCGGAAGGCCTCATACCGGGCGCTCCGCGCCGCCTTCAGGGCCTCCCGCCTGGCCACCTGCCATATGCTCAAGTC CTATCCCTTGGATTCGGAAATTGACAATGTGACGAATTACGTGTCGACAGTCCCCCTGAAGGAGCTAGGCCTGGGCCTGGGGGAGGAGGATCTGACTGACGAGCAGGTGCAGGAGCTTACAGATGACTACAGCCTCCCTGCACTCAAG GTGCTCTTCCAGCTGTGGATGGGGCAGAGCTCTGAGTTCTTCCGCCGCCTGGCCCTACTGCTGTCCCCTGGGCGGGaggaccagagagggaggggtgacGGAGCCAAGCAGGGGGAGCAGCCGCTCGCCCCACCTGCACACCGGGCCGTTGCCGAGGTGACGGGGCCATTCCAGCACACCCTCTCGGGCTGCCTGGGTGACCTGCAGCGCAGCTACGACTTCCACCGCTACTTCGAGATGCACCACCAGCCGCAGGCATCTGACCGCGCCCGCCGTGCCCGGCAGAAGTGCCGCGAGCTCAACACCCTTCACACCTCCGTGCGCAGCCTGCAGCTCCACCTCAAGGCCCTGCTCAACGA GATGATCATCCTGGAGGACGAGCTGGAGAAGCTGATGGTCTCCCGGGAGACGGTGGAGACAACGTGCGCGGGGTACCAGATGCTGCAGGACAGGCTCCGCCTCCTGCAGCCGCACATGCAGGCCAGCTCTGCCTGCTGGGACGAGACCGTGGCGCAGGTGGACCGCATGCTGAACCGCGCCGCCAACTGCCCAG GAACACCCGGAGCTGAGGATGAGAAGGCTCCCCCAGTGccgccccctccaccccgaCCAGTCACCCTCATCCAGGACAATGACCCTGTCCCAGAGGAGCAG GAGCTGGAGGCGTATGTGACGGACTCGGACTCAGACGGGGAGTGGCAGGGCTCGCTGCGGGACCTGCTGTCCccagaggagagggagcggcAGCGACGGCAGAGGGAGGAGTCTCGCCACGTCCTGCTGGAGCTCAAGTCCGTGCTGGGGCTGCGCGCCTCTGAGGCCGAGCGGCAGAGGTGGAAACAGCTGCTCTTCAGCGACCGAG ctgcCCTGACTGCAGTGCCTACCGAGCCCCCAGAACCTCACAGAACCTCTGACCCAGTGGACATACTGGCACCAGAGAATGAGGAGAACCACCATGTGGAGGACCAccaagaggaggagggggaggtggtagaggaggaggaggggagggacaaGGAGAACCCTGCCCCTGCCACCACAGAGACGGAGTTCTGCTGTGGGCAGACAGAGGTGGGTGAGGAGAGGGCCCACCCACCGGCCTCCGATGTCGCAGAGGGGACGGTGCACTACCAGTACGACGGCTTGgcaggggaggaggtggaggcgCAGACTGACGGGATGGAGCaccgccccctggtggccagaGTCCCCGCCCTCTCCGTGATGGACAGGCTGACAGAACTGCATGGCTCAGCTGCCCTCAGCTTCAGCTCCGCCCTCGCTGCCCAGGTGGCAGCCCGCTCGCACTCCTTCACCAACATGGAGGAGCAGACCTTTGGAGACAAGGAcgaagatgaggaagaggaaggggaggggccaggggaGGTAGAGCAAGAAGAAGAGACCTCACAGCCCAGGAGAAGGAGTCAGGAGGATGACTAA